The sequence ACTTGGTCTGTGCCACTGACATACCTAAACCCGCGTCTGCACCGTCTTCAACCCCAACAAAACCATCACCTCCCACCCCTTGGAATTAACAATGATCCGAAAGACGAGTTCAATTCTTCAAGCTcatcttcctctctttctctctcccccaCTATTCCTCCTCGTTCCGTCTCTTCCTGTGTTACGATGATATACGCCATCCTCTTTGCCGCCCTTCGCCTCCAATGCGTCCTCCAAGCTTCGTGCTCCtcctattcctcctcctcctggtCCTTCTTTCGATCTCTTTGCCGGCCAGTGTTGCTTCTCCTCTGTCGACGGTAGCTATATCCCGTGCGTCCAACACGACGGTGGTTTGTGCTGTGGTTCGTTCCATAGCCAACGATGAGTACGAGCTTAGTTGCACCAGCCTGCCCACGGGGCTCCAACTCACGTACACGTCGGGCAACATCTCCTCCTCCGCCATCGCTGGCGGTGAGGGATTCCTGTGTTTCCTCCGCATGTCCACCAATGTCTCCACCATGGTGTGGTGGGGCTTCTATCAGGAATCCGACTACTATGGCTCGTCGCGGGACTACAAGAGGGTCTACCGTGGGCCGCCCCTCGCTGACCTCTCGGCTGGAGACTCGCGTGTTTGCGGCATCCATGCCGGAGGCCGCCCCATTTGCTGGCGATGGAAGCAGCTGGTCTTCCCGGAGGGGGTAAGATTCTCTGACATCGCCGTCGGCCGGGACTTCGTCTGCGGATTGTTACGGGGCTCCATGGAGATCCGGTGCTTCGGAAATGACACCGGCGTCGTGGGCCACGAGCCGACGGGGTCGTATCGGACGATCGCCGCCGGATCCCGGCACGCCTGCGCGGTGTCCAGGGAAGGCAAACTGGTCTGCTGGGGAACAGGGGCGCCAGCAATGGGAGCGACTCCGTCCGAGATCAGCTCATTGGCCTTGGGGGAGAACAAGACGTGCGCCCTCGGAAGCCAAGGAAGAGTGACGTGCTGGGGAGAGAGGTCGAATTTGCCGTGCAGCCTCAACGACACCCAGTTCATGGCGATTCAAGCGAAGGGCAGCGCCATCTGTGGGATCCTCAGGGTGGACTACTCGTTGTATTGTTGGGGCAGCGACGTTTTCGATCACAATCCGGTCGTCTACGCGAACGTGTTGCCCGGCACTTGCGTGCCGATATCTAGTTGTCGCTGCGGCGTCCTGGAAGGCTCCGGCACACTGTGCGACAGAGGAAGCGCCGTCTGCCGTCTATGCGAGCCCGAGAAAATATCGAATCCGACGGCATCTCCGactccttcctctcctcctcctcctccatcgacAAACAGAGCCGAGACTTCTCACAAGAGGAGAACGGTTTTCGTGGTGATAGGCTCCGTCGGGCTCGCCCTCGGGGTTGCGGCATCGTTCTGCTTCTGTCTGCTCCACTTCGGTCGATGCAATGGCCGCGTCCACGACTTGGGCGGAATGCACAGCGCGGCGGCAGGGGCGCTGCCTCCGGCCGTTCCGTCAGCGCTCGCGAGGCCGCACGGCTCGGAAACCTCGCACACGCCGATCGAGTGGCGATTTAGCTCGCTGGTCGGCGGAGGCCGCAGT comes from Musa acuminata AAA Group cultivar baxijiao chromosome BXJ3-3, Cavendish_Baxijiao_AAA, whole genome shotgun sequence and encodes:
- the LOC135632444 gene encoding serine/threonine-protein kinase-like protein CCR4; the protein is MRPPSFVLLLFLLLLVLLSISLPASVASPLSTVAISRASNTTVVCAVVRSIANDEYELSCTSLPTGLQLTYTSGNISSSAIAGGEGFLCFLRMSTNVSTMVWWGFYQESDYYGSSRDYKRVYRGPPLADLSAGDSRVCGIHAGGRPICWRWKQLVFPEGVRFSDIAVGRDFVCGLLRGSMEIRCFGNDTGVVGHEPTGSYRTIAAGSRHACAVSREGKLVCWGTGAPAMGATPSEISSLALGENKTCALGSQGRVTCWGERSNLPCSLNDTQFMAIQAKGSAICGILRVDYSLYCWGSDVFDHNPVVYANVLPGTCVPISSCRCGVLEGSGTLCDRGSAVCRLCEPEKISNPTASPTPSSPPPPPSTNRAETSHKRRTVFVVIGSVGLALGVAASFCFCLLHFGRCNGRVHDLGGMHSAAAGALPPAVPSALARPHGSETSHTPIEWRFSSLVGGGRSPMVEEFPLSVLLAATDNFAESHKTGSGSFGSVYRATLDDGRVVAIKRAETSASTSNTPAAPTSAAAENKRHDKESAFLSELALLSRVNHKNLVRLLGYCKQGAERVLVYEFMTNGTLHDQLHKLPGASLASWSARLRVALDAARGLEYLHTYAVPPIIHRDIKSSNILLDDTWTAKVADFGLSLLNPVDEEQGPVRTAGTVGYMDPEYYRLQHLTAKSDVYSFGVVLLELLTGCKVIRRYDDSGTPKNIVEFAVPHIVAHDIRRVLDPNLPSPIPSEIEAVTYVGYLAIDCVSPEGRERPTMTEVVDGLERAVAACDTPAGSLDRSTTVRSI